One Polaribacter sp. KT25b DNA segment encodes these proteins:
- a CDS encoding RNA polymerase sigma factor RpoD/SigA: MRQLKIVKQVTNRDAKSLEKYFQEISKIGLITADEEVELALKIKKGDDKALDKLVKANLRFVVSVAKQYQGQGLKLSDLINEGNLGLVKAAKRFDETRGFKFISYAVWWIRQSIMQALAEQSRIVRLPLNKIGSINKIKKIYARLEQNEQRMPTNKEIAKQLDMTETEVAQSLKNSGRHLSMDAPFKEGEESNLYNVLQSDESPRPDKNLMQQSLSIEIDRALETLSNKEAKVIKMFYGINLPSASSLAEIGEVIDLSRERVRQVKQKAIKTLQSKSRAHLLKSYLG, encoded by the coding sequence ATGAGACAACTTAAAATTGTAAAACAGGTAACCAATCGTGATGCAAAATCTTTAGAAAAATATTTTCAAGAAATTAGTAAAATTGGGCTTATTACTGCAGATGAAGAAGTAGAATTGGCTTTGAAAATAAAAAAAGGAGATGATAAAGCATTAGATAAACTTGTAAAAGCAAATTTAAGATTTGTGGTTTCTGTTGCAAAACAATATCAAGGTCAAGGTTTAAAATTATCCGATTTAATAAACGAAGGCAATTTAGGTTTGGTAAAAGCTGCAAAACGCTTTGACGAAACACGAGGTTTTAAGTTTATTTCATACGCCGTTTGGTGGATTCGTCAATCGATTATGCAAGCTTTAGCAGAACAGTCTAGAATTGTTCGTTTGCCTTTAAATAAAATTGGAAGTATTAATAAAATCAAAAAAATATATGCTCGTTTAGAACAAAATGAGCAACGTATGCCAACAAATAAAGAAATTGCAAAACAGTTAGATATGACAGAAACGGAAGTTGCACAATCTTTAAAAAATTCTGGGAGACACCTTTCTATGGATGCGCCTTTTAAAGAAGGCGAAGAATCTAACTTATACAATGTTTTACAGTCTGATGAATCTCCAAGACCAGATAAAAACCTAATGCAACAATCTCTTAGCATAGAAATTGATAGGGCTTTAGAAACCCTTTCTAACAAAGAGGCTAAAGTAATAAAAATGTTTTACGGTATAAATCTACCTTCTGCTTCTAGTTTAGCAGAAATTGGTGAAGTAATTGACTTATCTAGAGAACGAGTTCGCCAAGTAAAACAGAAAGCAATTAAAACCTTGCAATCTAAATCTAGAGCTCATCTTTTAAAATCTTACTTAGGATAA
- a CDS encoding heavy-metal-associated domain-containing protein, whose amino-acid sequence MTTDIQIENLKCGGCAATIKKGLLSLENIEDITVDVEKSIVSVTSNKDVLESVKEKLSKLGYPEVGDKNTVLHKAKSFVSCAVGRMDS is encoded by the coding sequence ATGACAACAGATATTCAAATAGAAAATTTAAAATGTGGTGGTTGTGCAGCAACTATTAAAAAAGGATTATTAAGTTTAGAAAATATAGAAGACATTACAGTTGATGTTGAAAAATCAATAGTTTCTGTAACGTCAAACAAAGATGTTTTAGAAAGTGTAAAAGAAAAATTATCTAAACTTGGTTATCCAGAAGTTGGTGATAAAAATACTGTTTTACACAAAGCAAAATCGTTTGTTAGTTGCGCCGTTGGTAGAATGGATTCTTAA
- a CDS encoding rhodanese-like domain-containing protein, which yields MKNVFCLLLMSFFFINCNSQDEIKSISTSELKVLLDKGEIQLLDVRTPQEIKQGFIETAKFANFFDTDFNTKATSKLDKNKPVYLYCRSGNRSDKSAKRLQKEGYEVYNILGGYNKWKQEN from the coding sequence ATGAAAAATGTTTTTTGCCTTTTACTGATGAGTTTCTTTTTTATCAATTGTAATTCTCAAGATGAAATAAAATCTATTTCAACAAGTGAATTAAAAGTATTGTTAGATAAAGGAGAAATTCAATTATTGGATGTAAGAACTCCACAAGAAATTAAACAAGGTTTTATAGAAACAGCAAAATTTGCTAATTTTTTTGATACTGATTTTAATACAAAAGCAACATCAAAATTAGATAAAAATAAACCAGTTTATTTGTACTGCAGAAGTGGAAATAGAAGTGATAAATCAGCAAAAAGATTACAAAAAGAAGGTTATGAAGTCTATAATATTTTAGGCGGATATAATAAATGGAAACAAGAAAATTAA
- a CDS encoding rhodanese-like domain-containing protein has protein sequence MIIEQIYTGCLAQGAYYIESKGEVAIIDPLREVQDYIDSAAKNNAKIKYIFETHFHADFVSGHVTLAEKTGAKIVYGPTAKTNFDAIIAKDNQVFKVGDISITVLHTPGHTMESSCYLLKDEKGKDYALFSGDTLFLGDVGRPDLAQKGDITEKDLAGFLFDSLRNKVMTLADDVMVYPAHGAGSACGKNLSKETVGTIGNQKETNYALRADMTKEEFIKEVTDGLLPPPAYFPLNVKLNKEGYQDIDEVIENSVKPFSVEAFEIHANETDALILDVRHQSEFIKGFIPNSIFIGLGGTFAPWVGALIKDIRQPILLVTPEGEEEGTIIRLSRVGFDNVLGYLEGSFDSWQKAGKEIDTITSITADTLAKKMDENPLIFDVRKPGEYASEHIKIAENTPLDFLNNYISEFPKKGNFYVHCAGGYRSVIAASILKARGFHNVIDVDGGYDAIKNTTIERTAAVCPSTLK, from the coding sequence ATGATAATAGAACAAATTTACACAGGTTGTTTAGCACAAGGTGCTTATTATATAGAAAGTAAAGGTGAAGTTGCAATTATAGATCCGTTAAGAGAAGTACAAGATTATATAGATAGCGCAGCAAAAAATAATGCAAAAATTAAATATATTTTCGAAACCCATTTTCATGCAGATTTTGTAAGTGGTCATGTAACTTTAGCGGAAAAAACAGGAGCAAAAATTGTATACGGACCAACAGCAAAAACAAATTTTGATGCAATTATTGCTAAAGATAATCAGGTTTTTAAAGTTGGTGATATTTCAATTACGGTTTTACACACACCAGGTCATACAATGGAAAGTTCATGCTATTTATTAAAAGATGAAAAAGGTAAAGATTATGCTCTTTTTAGTGGTGATACTTTATTTTTAGGAGATGTTGGTAGACCAGATTTAGCACAAAAAGGAGACATTACAGAAAAAGATTTAGCGGGTTTTTTGTTTGATAGTTTACGAAATAAAGTAATGACTTTAGCTGATGATGTTATGGTATATCCTGCGCATGGAGCGGGTTCTGCTTGTGGTAAAAATCTAAGCAAAGAAACTGTAGGTACAATTGGTAATCAAAAAGAAACCAATTATGCTTTAAGAGCAGATATGACAAAAGAGGAATTTATAAAAGAAGTTACAGATGGTTTATTGCCACCGCCAGCATATTTTCCTTTAAATGTTAAGTTGAACAAAGAAGGATATCAAGATATAGATGAAGTTATAGAAAATAGCGTAAAACCGTTTTCTGTAGAAGCATTTGAAATTCATGCAAATGAAACAGATGCATTAATTTTAGACGTTCGTCATCAATCAGAATTTATAAAAGGGTTTATACCAAATTCTATTTTTATAGGTTTAGGTGGCACATTTGCACCTTGGGTTGGCGCTTTAATAAAAGATATTAGACAACCAATTTTGTTGGTAACACCAGAAGGTGAGGAAGAAGGTACAATTATACGTTTGTCTAGAGTTGGTTTTGATAATGTGTTAGGGTATTTAGAAGGAAGTTTCGATTCTTGGCAAAAAGCAGGAAAGGAAATAGATACAATTACGTCTATTACTGCAGATACATTAGCAAAAAAAATGGACGAAAACCCATTAATTTTTGATGTTAGAAAACCAGGGGAATATGCAAGCGAACATATTAAAATAGCAGAAAATACACCTTTAGATTTCTTAAATAATTATATTTCTGAATTCCCTAAAAAAGGTAATTTTTACGTGCATTGTGCAGGAGGATATCGGTCTGTAATTGCTGCTTCTATTTTAAAAGCACGCGGATTTCATAATGTTATTGATGTTGATGGTGGTTATGACGCAATTAAAAATACAACTATAGAAAGAACAGCAGCCGTTTGCCCATCAACTTTAAAATAA
- a CDS encoding SulP family inorganic anion transporter, whose product MNIKKIIPILDWLPNYNRSLFKGDLVAGLTVGIILIPQGIAYALIAGLPPIYGLYCALVPQVMYAIFGSSRQVAIGPVAMDSLIVATGVSTLALAGSESYISIAILLALMVGAIQFLLGVFSLGFIVNFLSKPVITGFTSAVALIIGFNQFRNLLGADFIQSDQIQYILEDVWLKIATFNKHTTIIGIISVAIILIFRKINKKLPNALIVVVLGIIIMKYFGKSFNDVSIVKDIPSGLPGFGIPEFDLDQIKELLPIAFTLVMVGYLETISIGKSLEAKQDEYRIRANQELIALGLSNMVGSFFKAYPVASSFSRSAINQESGAKTGMAALISVIMVVITLLFLTPLFYHLPKTVLAAIIIVAVFGLINFKEAAFLWRANNLDFWLMLSTFLATLLLGIEYGIMVGVGLSLIVLIYRTSRPYVTELGKVPGSNFYRNKNRFEEVIIDDDILIFRFDAQIFYANSNYFRDNLDKMAAKKGKALKLIVIDAESINRVDSTGVEMLKERIKFYQKKGIMFYFAGVKGPVRDDLFRSGVLQIIGINHFFMRANEAVKFYKTGDRQHQEKYAKYIHQAYK is encoded by the coding sequence TTCCGCAAGTAATGTATGCCATTTTTGGTTCATCAAGACAAGTGGCAATTGGTCCTGTAGCAATGGATTCTTTAATAGTTGCAACTGGTGTTTCTACTTTGGCTTTAGCAGGATCTGAAAGTTATATTTCTATTGCCATTTTATTAGCGTTAATGGTTGGTGCTATTCAATTTTTATTAGGAGTTTTTAGTTTAGGATTTATTGTAAACTTTTTATCAAAACCTGTAATAACAGGTTTTACATCAGCAGTGGCTTTAATAATTGGCTTTAATCAATTTAGAAATTTATTAGGAGCTGATTTTATCCAAAGTGATCAAATTCAATATATTTTAGAAGATGTTTGGTTAAAAATAGCCACTTTTAATAAGCATACAACAATTATCGGAATCATTTCTGTAGCAATAATTCTAATCTTTAGAAAGATTAATAAAAAACTTCCTAATGCACTAATTGTTGTAGTTCTTGGAATTATAATTATGAAATATTTTGGAAAAAGTTTTAATGATGTTTCTATTGTAAAAGATATTCCTTCTGGATTACCAGGTTTTGGTATTCCAGAATTCGATTTAGATCAAATTAAAGAGTTGTTACCAATAGCATTTACATTGGTTATGGTTGGTTATTTAGAAACGATTTCTATAGGTAAATCTTTAGAAGCAAAACAAGATGAATACAGAATTAGAGCCAATCAAGAATTAATAGCGTTAGGGTTAAGTAATATGGTAGGTTCTTTTTTTAAAGCTTATCCTGTGGCATCAAGTTTTTCTCGTTCGGCAATTAATCAAGAAAGTGGTGCAAAAACAGGAATGGCTGCATTAATTTCTGTAATTATGGTTGTAATTACACTTTTATTTTTAACACCTTTATTTTATCATTTACCTAAAACAGTTTTAGCTGCAATTATAATTGTTGCAGTTTTTGGATTGATAAATTTTAAAGAAGCGGCCTTTTTATGGAGAGCTAATAATTTAGATTTCTGGTTGATGTTATCAACTTTTTTAGCAACTTTATTATTAGGAATTGAATACGGAATAATGGTAGGTGTTGGTTTATCTCTAATAGTTTTAATTTATAGAACTTCTAGACCTTATGTTACTGAATTAGGAAAAGTGCCAGGTTCTAATTTTTACAGAAATAAAAATCGTTTTGAAGAAGTAATTATTGATGATGATATTTTAATTTTTAGGTTTGATGCACAGATATTTTATGCGAATTCTAATTATTTTAGAGATAATTTAGACAAAATGGCAGCCAAAAAAGGAAAGGCTTTAAAATTGATTGTTATTGATGCAGAAAGCATTAATAGAGTTGATAGTACAGGTGTAGAAATGTTAAAAGAACGAATAAAATTTTATCAGAAAAAAGGAATAATGTTTTATTTTGCAGGTGTTAAAGGACCTGTTAGAGATGATTTGTTTAGAAGTGGAGTATTACAAATTATAGGTATCAATCATTTTTTTATGCGCGCAAATGAAGCTGTAAAATTTTATAAAACAGGAGACAGACAACATCAAGAAAAATATGCAAAATATATACATCAAGCATATAAATAA